One stretch of Paenibacillus sp. FSL R5-0341 DNA includes these proteins:
- a CDS encoding MetQ/NlpA family ABC transporter substrate-binding protein, giving the protein MRGRHEMKAKMMLMLLAVMLVVAACGQKEETPAAEGTNEDTQAAQEVTLKVATLIPPMTDVLDIVKPLLKEDGVNLEVVVLSDNVQPNTALANKEVDANFFQHVPYMTQYNEANNANLVAVQPIYNAIYGGYSKKYKSIEELPEGATVAIANDPSNIGRSLVMLEQNGLIKLKEGVGFNATQADITENTKNFKFEEVDLLMLARMMDDADLVAMTPAYASPLGLTPKKDALLTEKDDSHFAITMVAREDNKDSEAIQKLAKRMAGPEVKAFFEEKYADIAIPAFE; this is encoded by the coding sequence ATGAGGGGTAGACACGAAATGAAAGCAAAAATGATGCTTATGTTGCTCGCAGTGATGCTGGTTGTAGCTGCTTGCGGACAAAAAGAAGAAACACCTGCGGCAGAAGGAACAAATGAAGATACTCAGGCAGCACAAGAAGTTACGCTGAAAGTAGCCACGTTGATTCCACCGATGACAGATGTACTGGATATTGTAAAACCGTTATTGAAGGAAGATGGCGTCAACTTGGAAGTTGTCGTGCTGTCCGATAACGTTCAGCCGAATACGGCACTCGCGAACAAGGAAGTGGATGCAAACTTCTTCCAGCACGTACCTTACATGACCCAATATAACGAAGCGAACAATGCAAATCTGGTGGCAGTACAACCTATCTATAACGCCATTTATGGAGGTTACTCCAAAAAATATAAATCCATTGAGGAATTACCAGAAGGTGCAACGGTCGCGATTGCAAACGATCCGTCCAACATTGGTCGCTCTCTTGTAATGCTGGAGCAGAACGGACTGATTAAGCTGAAAGAGGGCGTAGGTTTTAACGCCACGCAGGCAGACATCACCGAGAATACGAAGAACTTCAAGTTCGAGGAAGTGGACTTGTTGATGCTGGCACGTATGATGGATGATGCTGATCTGGTAGCCATGACTCCGGCATATGCCAGCCCGCTCGGTCTCACACCGAAAAAGGATGCACTGTTAACTGAGAAAGATGATTCCCACTTTGCTATCACTATGGTTGCTCGTGAGGACAACAAAGACTCCGAAGCTATTCAGAAGCTAGCTAAGCGCATGGCGGGTCCAGAGGTCAAAGCCTTCTTCGAAGAGAAGTACGCAGATATTGCTATCCCGGCATTTGAATAG
- a CDS encoding energy-coupling factor transporter transmembrane component T, which yields MQLSFPHRETWLHAVNPGLKMIILTLMFVFVILIHNLNVMANVAVAMMLLLCWTGHPWYRLMLYASPFILVFISTSTGMMMFGKGETTWYKWGLIHITEESFYRGLHLGFRSLSMAAAGLLFGLTTKPVRLFYSLMQQWKLPAKYAYSFLAAMRMIPILLDEFQTLRYAIRIRGTRQRGSRWNVYGTLKRYAIPLLAQSIRRAQRMAVAMEAKGFTDGASRTYYIQIGYSRADLWFVFYYMLTLTAAYYMGVTFPYHATMVDVR from the coding sequence AAGATGATTATTCTGACATTGATGTTTGTCTTCGTTATCCTTATTCACAATCTGAATGTAATGGCCAACGTCGCGGTAGCTATGATGCTGTTACTGTGCTGGACAGGCCACCCGTGGTACAGATTGATGCTGTACGCATCACCATTCATTCTGGTATTTATCTCTACGTCTACAGGTATGATGATGTTTGGTAAGGGAGAGACCACGTGGTATAAGTGGGGACTGATTCATATTACAGAAGAGAGCTTCTATCGCGGACTACACTTGGGATTTCGCTCGCTGAGCATGGCAGCGGCGGGCTTGCTGTTCGGACTGACAACGAAACCGGTAAGACTGTTTTATTCCCTGATGCAGCAGTGGAAGCTTCCCGCCAAATATGCCTATAGCTTTCTGGCGGCGATGCGCATGATCCCGATTTTGCTGGATGAATTCCAGACGCTCCGTTACGCGATTCGCATTCGTGGAACAAGGCAACGCGGCTCTCGCTGGAACGTGTATGGTACGCTGAAGCGTTACGCTATTCCGCTGCTGGCACAGAGCATTCGCCGTGCACAGCGAATGGCCGTAGCGATGGAAGCGAAGGGATTCACGGATGGCGCGAGCCGAACGTATTACATTCAGATTGGCTATTCGCGAGCTGATCTGTGGTTTGTATTTTATTATATGCTCACCTTAACCGCTGCTTATTACATGGGGGTCACTTTTCCTTATCATGCTACGATGGTGGATGTAAGGTAA
- a CDS encoding ATP-binding cassette domain-containing protein, which produces MISLYGVSKRYNERGSRADQGFEALSSVSLEVGQGEIHGIIGSSGAGKSTLLRMLNGLEKPDDGEVVVNGQNLTQMNEQSLRQARRSIGMIFQHFNLVSNRTVSGNVCMPLELAGISRAQRVERGLEVLRFVGLEDKADQYPVQLSGGQKQRVAIARALASRPDVLLCDEPTSSLDPQTTNGILDVLRHINETLGVTIVVVTHEMEVARRLCHRISVMKDGRLVRTLSKAEVSSIPAPQPDLLTSLLAGDEYGMTGSSWLRQAEQEDKS; this is translated from the coding sequence ATGATCTCATTATATGGTGTAAGCAAACGTTATAACGAGCGCGGTTCCCGTGCAGATCAGGGATTCGAAGCATTAAGCTCGGTGTCCCTCGAAGTGGGACAAGGAGAAATACATGGCATTATCGGATCGAGTGGAGCAGGCAAATCTACACTTCTACGGATGCTCAACGGATTGGAAAAGCCGGATGATGGTGAGGTTGTTGTGAATGGGCAGAACCTGACTCAGATGAATGAACAGAGTCTGCGTCAGGCACGAAGATCCATTGGCATGATCTTTCAACACTTCAATCTTGTCAGTAACCGAACGGTGAGTGGCAATGTCTGCATGCCATTGGAACTCGCGGGTATATCTCGTGCGCAGAGAGTTGAACGTGGACTTGAGGTACTGCGGTTTGTTGGACTGGAAGACAAGGCAGATCAATATCCTGTTCAGCTTAGCGGGGGACAGAAGCAACGTGTGGCGATTGCAAGAGCACTTGCCAGTCGTCCGGATGTGCTGCTCTGTGATGAACCGACCTCTTCGCTTGATCCACAGACCACGAACGGTATCCTGGATGTGCTTCGTCACATCAATGAAACGCTGGGCGTGACCATTGTCGTAGTGACGCATGAGATGGAAGTGGCTCGTAGACTATGTCATAGGATATCGGTCATGAAGGATGGGCGACTCGTTCGAACGTTGTCTAAAGCGGAAGTGAGCAGTATCCCTGCTCCACAGCCTGATCTGCTGACCTCCTTGCTTGCGGGTGACGAATACGGGATGACAGGATCGTCTTGGTTACGTCAGGCAGAACAGGAGGACAAGTCATGA
- a CDS encoding PQQ-binding-like beta-propeller repeat protein: MTGLSAVLLTGWMLLDSKMVVLGGQASATTPKALGASPQGSSTQLVYKQGEPVMLMTDIPLFKNRRDGTVAVDLMGIEYYTTKSEKYTLASVRGEWIQLKSSEQGDFWLPSWYALKGSRSMTKTAPQSFTLQSGSKLYLAPGSASTWSFEKRLTDKAVIVAAWDGWYGVSIAPRIWNKESSTYRPVLLWIKEKDIDQRMNVADGWFDQEASLQTSVIRHLTDIKLNKATTSKQVAEWLGEPDWKESSSNLNYTGYSMSIGQTWRYEREDGQYLVTFNKNGKVVRTRWNLPQDNRNAVVSDWNISRADEYGFTTKIYGTTLPTTIPWEPLWTNQGDINYTFLQAATDDVLLMKGDDGGFSGDYYEGSIYALDRHTGQKLWGINGGFGRQQAEVDTARQYVTIYSDYDPDKKKYVDRIRHLNLKNGKVTWEYTPKQNVRLNGITAAKNVVVVDSPVFESSSNSWLTVLDSANGKTLWTRKLAKGYELLNKSADDPYVLYWEKNKLVAADPQSGRTVWSLKAKRSTIEQLGNDPYFDGIERMNPFATTNAERWISLDNQWLLLDLNTGKKLAKLPARAGQRFEVLNDGMLLIRENKNGDHYGKYEDFTTTLYDAKTGKAHWTLKGKVERGLVEEDQLYVIKNGYPAALDYKTGETRWSAKDSIATLRYPTNQGSYLIIDDQLLLPMDENLLVLNKRNGALLGRVHDVVMGSPEHRDRDAKNGTINRIGNEVYVGSSNGRFRVYEASLLQEAISP; the protein is encoded by the coding sequence ATGACTGGATTATCTGCTGTGCTGTTGACGGGATGGATGCTCCTGGATTCCAAAATGGTCGTGCTTGGAGGACAAGCTTCTGCTACAACGCCAAAAGCCTTGGGGGCAAGTCCCCAAGGCTCATCAACACAGTTGGTCTACAAACAAGGTGAACCTGTTATGCTCATGACCGACATCCCTCTGTTCAAAAACAGGAGGGATGGCACTGTGGCTGTTGACCTGATGGGGATTGAATACTATACGACGAAAAGTGAAAAGTATACCCTGGCATCGGTTCGTGGTGAGTGGATACAGCTCAAGTCATCCGAGCAAGGAGACTTTTGGCTGCCAAGTTGGTATGCGCTAAAAGGGAGCAGAAGCATGACGAAAACGGCTCCCCAAAGCTTCACGCTTCAATCGGGCAGTAAGCTGTATTTGGCCCCGGGTAGTGCTTCAACCTGGTCTTTTGAGAAAAGGCTAACAGATAAAGCTGTTATTGTTGCGGCGTGGGATGGCTGGTATGGCGTCTCCATTGCCCCTCGAATCTGGAATAAGGAATCGTCCACTTATCGCCCTGTACTGCTCTGGATCAAGGAAAAGGATATAGATCAACGAATGAATGTGGCTGATGGCTGGTTCGATCAGGAGGCATCGCTGCAGACTTCGGTTATACGCCATCTGACAGATATTAAGCTGAATAAGGCAACCACCTCCAAACAAGTGGCTGAGTGGTTAGGCGAGCCGGATTGGAAAGAGAGTTCAAGCAATCTAAATTACACGGGTTATTCAATGAGTATTGGACAGACCTGGAGATATGAGCGGGAAGATGGGCAATATCTGGTCACATTCAACAAGAATGGCAAGGTGGTCAGGACACGCTGGAATCTACCACAGGATAATCGAAATGCTGTTGTTTCCGATTGGAACATCAGTCGGGCGGATGAATATGGGTTCACAACAAAAATCTATGGCACAACACTGCCGACGACAATCCCTTGGGAACCGCTTTGGACGAACCAGGGGGATATTAACTACACTTTTTTACAAGCAGCCACGGATGACGTACTCCTGATGAAAGGGGATGACGGTGGATTTAGCGGGGATTACTACGAAGGTTCCATATATGCCCTTGACCGACATACCGGTCAGAAATTATGGGGGATTAATGGAGGCTTTGGAAGACAGCAGGCAGAGGTGGATACAGCACGCCAATACGTTACAATCTACAGCGATTATGACCCTGATAAGAAAAAATACGTGGATCGTATTCGTCATCTGAACTTGAAGAACGGAAAGGTCACATGGGAGTACACCCCTAAGCAGAATGTTAGACTGAATGGCATTACCGCTGCGAAGAACGTCGTGGTTGTGGACAGCCCCGTTTTTGAGAGCTCAAGCAACAGCTGGTTGACGGTTCTGGACAGTGCGAATGGAAAAACATTGTGGACGCGAAAACTGGCTAAGGGTTATGAATTATTGAACAAGAGTGCAGATGACCCTTATGTGTTGTACTGGGAAAAGAATAAACTGGTTGCAGCCGATCCGCAATCGGGCCGAACCGTATGGAGCTTGAAGGCCAAACGATCCACCATAGAACAACTTGGGAATGATCCATATTTTGATGGGATCGAACGTATGAATCCCTTTGCAACCACGAATGCCGAAAGATGGATATCGCTGGATAATCAATGGCTACTGCTTGATCTGAACACGGGCAAGAAACTTGCAAAACTTCCTGCTCGGGCAGGACAGAGATTTGAGGTGCTGAATGATGGCATGCTGTTGATCCGGGAGAACAAAAACGGCGATCATTACGGAAAATATGAAGATTTTACAACCACCCTGTACGATGCTAAGACAGGCAAAGCACACTGGACGCTCAAGGGCAAGGTTGAACGAGGCCTGGTGGAAGAGGATCAGTTGTATGTGATTAAGAACGGCTATCCAGCGGCTTTGGATTATAAAACGGGGGAGACGCGTTGGAGTGCCAAAGATTCGATTGCAACGCTAAGGTATCCAACGAATCAGGGAAGTTATCTGATCATTGATGATCAGTTGCTGTTGCCCATGGACGAGAATTTGCTCGTATTGAACAAAAGGAATGGAGCATTGCTAGGTCGTGTACATGACGTTGTGATGGGAAGCCCGGAGCACCGGGACCGGGATGCGAAGAATGGAACGATTAACCGAATTGGAAATGAAGTATATGTGGGTTCGTCCAACGGACGTTTTCGTGTATATGAAGCCAGCCTCCTTCAGGAGGCAATCTCACCTTAA
- a CDS encoding methionine ABC transporter permease — protein sequence MKIPESVLKYQHEIWQAIGETFVMVGISIAAAVLIGLPLGTLLYLFRRGQRYQNQTLSFVLGSVVNIIRSFPFLLLVVFMIPFTRIVVGTSIGTLAATVPLSVIAIALYARLVEQALLDVPRGVVEAAASMGASTMQLVVKFLYVEARSGLVLGITTATISFISYSTVMGIVGGGGVGDFAIRYGYQRFETEIMVFTIIIMIILVQMIQFTGSRLSHWLDRRS from the coding sequence ATGAAGATACCTGAGTCTGTGCTAAAGTATCAGCATGAGATATGGCAGGCGATCGGAGAGACTTTTGTCATGGTAGGCATCTCCATTGCGGCAGCTGTTCTGATTGGGTTACCTCTGGGTACACTCCTGTACTTATTCCGGAGAGGACAACGGTATCAGAATCAAACGTTGTCCTTTGTACTCGGTAGTGTCGTCAACATCATTCGTTCGTTTCCGTTCTTACTGCTGGTTGTATTCATGATTCCATTCACACGGATCGTCGTGGGAACGTCCATCGGTACACTGGCGGCAACCGTGCCACTCTCGGTCATTGCGATTGCCCTTTACGCGAGACTGGTGGAACAAGCGTTGCTCGATGTACCGCGGGGAGTGGTTGAAGCTGCTGCTTCCATGGGGGCATCGACGATGCAGCTGGTGGTGAAATTCCTTTACGTGGAGGCACGATCTGGCCTTGTACTGGGAATCACAACAGCTACGATTAGCTTCATCTCCTACTCAACGGTGATGGGCATTGTAGGAGGTGGCGGGGTTGGCGATTTTGCCATTCGCTACGGTTATCAGCGCTTCGAAACGGAGATTATGGTATTTACGATCATCATTATGATTATCCTGGTACAGATGATCCAATTCACAGGTAGCAGACTGTCCCACTGGCTGGATCGCAGATCCTGA